In Photobacterium sp. TLY01, the following proteins share a genomic window:
- a CDS encoding arabinose ABC transporter substrate-binding protein, whose product MKKITQTLAAAALTGATLLSASANAFWGSDDDTLKLGYLVKQPEEPWFQTEWNFAEKAGKDYGFEVIKMAVPDGEKTLNAIDTLAASGAKGFVICTPDPKLGPAIMAKANSYDMKVITVDDQFLNAKGQPMTNVPLVMMAASEIGYRQGSELYQEMTKRGWDAKTTGVMAITADELDTARRRVDGAVKALTESGFPAAQIYRVPTKSNDIPGALDAANSLLVQYPDVKHWLVVGMNDNTVLGGIRATEGQGFAASEVIGIGINGVDAVNELAKSQATGFYGSLLPSPDVHGYKSIESLYKWVKEDVQPQKFVEVTDVVLITRDNYKAELQKKGL is encoded by the coding sequence ATGAAAAAAATCACACAGACACTTGCTGCCGCCGCACTGACAGGTGCGACATTACTCAGTGCTTCCGCAAATGCATTCTGGGGAAGTGACGATGACACCCTCAAACTGGGTTACCTGGTAAAACAACCGGAAGAACCCTGGTTCCAGACCGAGTGGAATTTTGCCGAGAAAGCCGGCAAAGACTATGGCTTTGAAGTGATCAAAATGGCGGTTCCTGACGGCGAGAAAACCCTCAACGCCATTGATACGCTGGCGGCCAGCGGCGCGAAAGGTTTTGTCATCTGCACCCCGGATCCCAAGCTCGGGCCGGCCATCATGGCAAAAGCCAACAGCTACGACATGAAAGTCATTACGGTTGATGATCAGTTCCTGAACGCCAAAGGTCAGCCGATGACCAACGTGCCTCTGGTCATGATGGCCGCCAGCGAAATTGGCTATCGTCAGGGCAGTGAGCTGTACCAGGAAATGACAAAACGTGGCTGGGATGCCAAAACAACGGGCGTCATGGCCATCACTGCAGATGAGCTGGATACAGCACGCCGCCGGGTAGATGGCGCAGTCAAAGCACTGACGGAATCCGGTTTCCCGGCCGCTCAGATTTACCGCGTGCCAACCAAATCCAATGACATTCCGGGCGCCCTTGATGCGGCGAACTCTCTGCTGGTGCAGTATCCGGATGTCAAACACTGGCTGGTGGTCGGAATGAATGACAATACGGTGCTGGGCGGTATTCGTGCCACCGAAGGTCAAGGTTTTGCCGCTTCAGAAGTCATTGGCATCGGGATCAATGGGGTCGATGCCGTCAACGAGCTGGCGAAGTCTCAGGCAACCGGCTTTTATGGCTCACTCCTGCCAAGCCCGGATGTTCATGGCTATAAGAGTATTGAATCCCTGTACAAATGGGTGAAAGAAGACGTTCAGCCACAGAAATTTGTCGAAGTCACCGACGTGGTCCTGATCACGCGCGACAACTACAAAGCCGAACTGCAGAAGAAAGGTCTGTAA